The DNA region GGAGAAGCTGGCAGGGGCCTGATGGGGGAGGGTCAGAATCCTGGCCAGTGGCTTGGACTTGTATTTAGGGTAGGGCCAAGTTGAGGAAGGATTCAGTTCAGGAGTTTAGAAAGGTCCCTCTGGAGTCTTAAAGGAGGATGAGCCACaagctggaggcagggaggccagagaggaggctgggaggTTGGTTCaggtgggaaggaaagaggacTGTGCTGGGGCAGGGGGCTGTAGGATGTAAAGGAAGGGGCAGATTGAGAGAATCCAGGTAAAGGGACAGGACTTGTGGTTAGATGAGCTGTTGGGCAAGGGAGAGAGGTGACAAGGACAGCCCTCCAGGGTCTCTGGGCTGGGAACAAAGGGACAGTGAGCTGGGACAGCCTGCAGAAGTTGCTGGGCTCTGCTGGGGCCCGGGATGGGGAGGTACAGAATGTTCGGGAGGTGTCCATCAACATGAGTCTGGGCTCAGGAGAGAGGTGGGCTGGAGATGGAGTTGGCGCAGCCTCAGCACAGTGGAACCCCGGGATTGGGGACTGTGAATTCCACCGGTGCAAATCAGAGACGTTAGAACAATTGTGTCTACTGAACACGTAGAGGCTTTTCTCTTGACACcattccctaaacaacacagtgTTCTCGGTAAGCAACACCAGTCCGCAGCACCGGCATGGTAGTAGGTACTGCAGGTTATCTAGGGGTGACTTACAAATAAGTCACATGCCAGCCTTACACCACTGTATATGAGGAAGGCGAGAGTCCGTGGAGTTTGACATCCACTGGGGaccctggaaccaattcccctcCGACACCAGGGAGAACACGGAAGCCCCTGGCACTGTCCTGTGAATGAAGCAGAGGGCAGGCTCTTTGGGAGGCTTCTGGGGATGGGATAGCGGGAGAGGTGGAGGCGGATCAGGAAAGAGAGCATTCCAAGGAGGTGGGGAGTGCGGGTGGCAGAGAATCAGAGGAGGGCCTGGGCTGACTCCCAGGACAGCCCCACCCACAGGACACAAGCCACAGGTGTCATTGAAATGCTTTATTagccacatttaaaaatgtctgcCAAAGCAGGTGACATGAATTGTCCAGGCACAGTTTATTCCACCTGATATATTCAAACGTCATCACGTATAAAACCCCGTCTGGGAGGTCGGCCCGCTCACTGTCCCCACCTGCCCCGCAGCCGTCCGGTGGTTCCTCCTTTGATCCCCCCGAAGATCCCAGAAGGGGAGCGTGTGGACTTCGATGTAAGTAGCAGCCGTCCCCAGAGCGGCGCCCCCGCGGGTTAGGGAGGCGCTGCCCACCGCCTTCGCTGGACGCGCGCACGCGCTGCTTTGCCGCCATCTGCGGGGGCCCTCCGTGGGACCCCGACACCGGGGGCCTGCCGGCCGGCTCCAGCGGGTCCCCCTGGCCCCGCAGGACATCCACCGGAAGCGCATGGAGAAAGACCTGCTGGAGCTGCAGACGCTCATCGACGTGCATTTCGAGCAgcggaagaaagaggaggaggagctcaTCGCGCTGAAGGAGCGCATTGTGAGTGGGGCACCCGGGCGCCCGCCCTCCCCGCGCTGCTCCTCGACGGATCTTGGGGGACGTGAGCTCCCCTGGGTCCGGAGCCGGGGCGGAGGCTGTGGGAACGGGCGCTCCGGCCTCCTCTCCACCCTCGGGCCCCGCTTGGGCAGGGACGGCCGGGCGCCTCCCACCCTCTCATTCTCCTGCCCCCAGGAGCGGCGCCGGGCGGAGAGAGCCGAGCAGCAGCGCTTCCGAACCGAGAAGGAGCGCGAGCGGCAGGCCAAGCTGGCGGTGGgtgcctcccctcccctggggCGCACCCTCCCTCCTGGTGGGGTGCTGCTTTTCCTGACACTCTGCGTGGTGCGCTGTATCACCTAAGGCTCTTCCTGTTGGAAGGGATGGAAACTCAACCCAAACTGGGTTCAGCAGAAAGGAAAGGCGGGTGGTGCCCCCGTGTGGTCCCAGgcgcttggcaggctgaggcaggagtattgcaagttcaacgccagcctctgtgagaccctgtctcaaaacaaaacaaaaagggctggggaggtgcgCCTTGGTTCcctccctggttaaaaaaaaaaaaaaaaaaaaaaaaaaaaagcctagaacTGCTGTTGCTCCAGGCCTGGTTGGATCGGGGGACTTAGACACCAGAGAGCTTTTCTTCTTCCAATCCTTGGTCACCTTTCTGTGAATACTAGGGTGACCAACTCTCCTCTTGGCTTGTCTGATAATTTTCTGGGTTTAGCCAGGAAACTTCCACATCTTGTTAGTCTCATGCAAACTGCAATGGCTGATCACCCTGCAGAGTGACCACCAGCAGCCCTGGCCTAAACTCTGCTCTGCTTTCCGCACAAATCCAGGGAGGCATTGAAGCTGCTCTTTCCCCCACAGAGCTGAGCCCTGGCCACAGTTGACCCCTGAGGGTGCTAGGGTGGTTTGAAATGTCACCGTGTTGGCATTAAGAAGTGGGTCCTCATGCAACCCACCGTTTAAGGCTGAGAGCAGGGTGCAGTGGAAGGCAGGATATGCCTCCGAGGTGCCCACACCCCAGGCCCACAGTCTGTGGGTTGTGCAACTGTGCCCAGCCAGCAGGCTTTGCAGATGAGACCAGATCAGGATCTGGAAGGTGGTTGTGGATTTGCATCTTCCTGCCACCCTGGTGCCAGGGTCCTCAGGAGGGGGAGGATGGAAGGCCAGAGCCAGGGAGATTTAAGATGCTGCCTGCTGCCTTGGGAGCCAGAGGCCCGGCGGGAGGGCACTGCCCCTGGGAGCTAGAAAAGGTGGGAAGGGCATCTCCCAGGAGCCTGGAGGACCAGGTCAGCTCACCCCTCGGTTTGGGCCCAGCGAGGCCATTTCAGGCTTCTGAACCCTGGAACTGCATTGCTTTAAGTTTGCAGATTACAGCAGCAGCTGGCTATGGGGGGAGAAGGCTGGCCTGCGGAAGCCATGGTCCCACCACCCCTCAGAGGGGAGGGGCTCGGCTGCAGGAGCCCGGGTCTCTCAGGTGCCCTGCTGACGCTGGAGCACTGTGGTGCCTGGAGCCCGGCcgcccctttttcttttttgtggtgctggggatggaacccagggcctcctacatgctaggcaagtgctccaccactgaaccccagcccagccccggcCACCAGCCTCTGTATGCCCAACACCTTGGCGTCAGCACCTCTGGCCTCTGAGGACAGGTGTCCTCCTCTCAAGACCAGGGAGGCGAGGCTCACAGCAGAGCCTGCGGGGACATTCAGGCTGCAGGCCGCAGGAGAAGCCAGCACCCCCCATTCTTCAGTGTTTGCTGGGAGGACATTCAGCCCCGGGGAGGACTGTGTGGATGGCCACGGAGCCCGgccaggaggggaggcaggactcTCCTCCCTATGCTCCCTACGCTGCATCCCAGGGCCTCCCCCTCAGTCTGCAAGGGAGAAGGGAGGCAGTGGGtgaaccccccacccccacaggagGAGAAGATgcggaaggaggaggaggaggccaagAAGAGAGCAGAGGACGATGCCAAGAAGAAGAAGGTTCTGTCCAACATGGGGGCCCACTTTGGGGGCTACCTGGTCAAGGTGTGTTCAGCCTGCAGGGGCCAGGAGTCTATATTCCATGGGGAGAGAATGGTGGGCCCAGACTTCTGGTTCTGGATGGAGGATGGCTGGGGCCTGGACCCccaggtctgagggaggaggctgggcctggaccctgggtctgagggaggaggctgggcctggacccctgggtctcagggaggaggctgggcctagaccctgggtctgagggaggaggctgggcctggacccctgggtctgaggggggaggctgggcctggaccctgggttgagggaggaggctgggcctggacccccaggtctgagggaggaggctgggcctggaccctgggtctgagggaggaggctgggcctggacccctgggtctgaggggggaggctgggcctggacccctgggtctgaggggggaggctgggcctggaccctgggtctgagggaggaggctgggcctggaccctgggtctcagggaggaggctgggcctggacccctgggtctgagggaggaggctgggcctggaccctgggtctcagggaggaggctggtcctggaccctgggtctgaggggggaggctgggcctggaccctgggttgagggaggaggctggcctggaccctgggttgagggaggaggctgggcctggaccctgggttgagggaggaggctgggcctggaccctgggttgagggaggaggctggcctggaccctgggttgagggaggaggctggcctGGATCCTGggttgagggaggaggctgggcctggaccctgggtctcgGGGGGAGGCTGGCCTGCTCTCCTGGCCTGTCTCAGTTTCTCTCCCACTCTCAGGCGGAGCAGAAGCGTGGGAAGCGGCAGACAGGGCGGGAGATGAAACTGCGCATCCTGTCGGAGCGGAAGAAGCCTCTGGACATCGACTACATGGGCGAGGACCAGCTTCGGTGTGTGGCGGGGCACCTGGGTGCGGGAGGGGACGTGAGGGACCCTGGCTCAGCCTGGGTGGGCAGTGCTCTGGATCTGAGCCCGGTGCTGCTTTACCTCGGCATGTGCAGCCGCTCTGGCTCCTGCTGCCCTCTGGATCGTGCGGCTCCAGGGGACCCACGTCCAGGCTGCCCCTGGATGGAGACTGGGGCCTGGCCTGGGGCTGGACGGCTGTTTCTGAGGTGCTGGGGGCTCCTTTTCCTCCGCGCTCAAGCCGCCGTCTGGTGGGACTTTCCGGCTGAGCCCTGTGGCCTGGCACGCTCTTCTCTTCCCCCTGCTCCGCAGGGTACAGTCCCCAGGCCTGTCCTTCTGGGCCCCCTGTGTCTTGTGGTGCGCTGGCCTGGGCTCCGAAGGGGCTGGGTCATCTGAGCTTTAGCTTCCGACTCCTGCTTCTCATTGGCCCAAGGATTCTATGAGAGCAAAGGGGGTCAGTGTGGTGAGGACAATAAATAGCAGTCCGCTGTGGGGGACTCACAGCCATGAGGTGGGTGCTGTTGGCATCCTCACGTTCGTGGTGAGGAACCTGAGGCACCGAGAAGTGAAGCAACTTTTCCAGGGCTGAACAGCAAGCAGTGGAATAGCCGGGCCTTGAACCCGAGCAGTTTGGTGTGGTGGTCTGTATTTGCTACTGTGCTGTGAAGTGATTTGATGGTAAAGGTGTATGGTCAGCTGTCCTGGGGTGGAGTCCAGGCTCAGCTCTTGCCCATTTCCGTGGTGTATACACTTTCAAATTACCAAGGTGAGCGGCTCACTGGAGTTGGGGCAGTGTGCACAGGAacgctgggaaatgtagtccgcAGGGCCAGTCCAGAGAAGTCCAGGGTCTCACAGGGGCCCCAGCCAGGTGTCAGCGACCCGCCTGGGCCCCCATTAGTCCCGGCTCCCGCACTCCTGTGGCACGCTGGGATTTATAGTCCAGGGCCAGGTGCTGCAGGGGGATTGGaaatcctgttttgttttataccagggattgaacccaggggcttaaccactgagccacatccccagccctttttagttttcactttaagacagggtcttgctaagttgctgaggctgggttccaacttgccatcctcctgcctcagcctcccaagctgcacaGGTTGGCTTGGATGTCCTTTGTGCTGTGTGTCCACCCTCCCCACACATGGTTCACGTAAAGACCCTCACGGGGCCTGGCGTAAAGCAATGTGGTGATGATGTTCATAtttcctatttcttccttttcccccttccccctGCTACACACCTACTCATAATTCAAGTTCAATCGTATTTTTTGAGAATCTCAAGTTACAAAATTTCATGTATTGGATGAGAGAAACTGAAGCATAAGGGGCTATAcgccttttaaataaaatacaggtgtCCCTCAGTATCCAGCAGGACTTTGTACGGACCCCACAGGTGCCGAGCTCCCTTGTCGTGTGACTGTAGTACCTGCTAGAGGGGGCACACCCTCTGCTCTGTGATTGCCGGATCCCACACAGTTGCTAACACAATGGAAGTGCTGCGGCTGGAGTGGGGTGGTACTGTGGAGGGAATTCAGGGACCTGCACCCCCGGGGGACCACCTGTACCCCATGGAGGAGAGGCTCCCGGGGAAGCCAAAGAGGACTAGGAATGCTAATGATGATGAACAGATGTAGGAGGGCTGGCTCTCCGGGGGCtccctgtgtgccaggcacttcaCACGCCTTGCCTCACCCCCTGTGGCTCAGAGCCCTGGACCTTGCTCGGTCAGATTTGGCCTGGAGTAGCTGAGGCTGCCTACAGCAGCCTAAACCACAGAGGTTTGTTTCTCACGTAGAAGAAATCTGAAGGAAAGTAGTCCATGGCTGGTGTGTAATCCCCAGAGACGCAGACGCCTGTCTTCTTGTTCTACCATTCTTAGTCCAACATTCCCATCCTCGAAATCACCTCATGGTCCAGTACAGCTGCTGGGGCACCAAGCAGCAGAAGGAGGTTGCAAGGAAAGAGCCACAAGGCCTTTGCTGAAGCCAGTGAGCTACTTTGATCCCATTGGCCTCGCCTACCTGCAAGGAGGGTGGAGAGTTTGCCCGTCCGCTGGGCCTATGGCACAGGGTTCTGTTTCCcaagaagaaagggagaatgGAAATGGGCACGGTTGGTAGACAGCCAGCCATCCTTGCTTCagttttatttctgcattttttagGGGAGGAATCCTAGAGATTCTAGAGAAGTCCCTGGGCCATGGTCATAAATGAGAGACTAGAGCCAGGACTGGAGCCTGGGCTTCCCGTGTCTGGGGCTGCAGCTCTTGACCATGGGAGCTGAGAGAGTGAGCATAGATGGAAAGTCCTTGGCTTCCAGGACTGACAGTGCCAAGCTTGGAGCTGGCTGTGCGGCTCTGCGGTGCCGTCAGCCTCTCTGGGCCCAAGCGGCTCGGCCTGGCTCCCCTCCATCTcgccctcctgcctctccagggAGAAGGCTCAGGAGCTGTCGGACTGGATACACCAGCTGGAGTCCGAGAAGTTCGACCTGATGGAGAAGCTGAAGCAGCAGAAATACGAGGTGGGCGCCTCCCCTGCTGGAGGCCGGGCTGGCTGGGGCTGGCAGGGCCGGCAGGaggggcagggaagggcagggcaggcGGGTGTCCCCTCGGccttcccagcctctgcctcccgcCCCCACAGATCAACGTGCTCTACAACCGCATCAGCCACGCCCAGAAGTTGTAAGTTCGAGGCTCATGTCCCAGCGTCCCCCAGCCGCAGCGCAGCGGGTTCCCACCCAGGCCTCTTGGCAGATCCCCCGCTTTCTCCCTGGTCCCTCGCTCTCAGGGCATCCTTTTCTGTCCTGTCTCCACTCTCCGGTTTCAGTCCCttttctgtgtccctgtagcCTGGGGCGGGAAGCAGAGATCTTGATCCGCAGGGGCATATGCAGTGCTGGGACACTCAGGTTGTCACAACCTGGTGTCGAGGGGGTGGAGCCCCTGTCGAGATTGCACGACACCCACAATGCACAGTGAGCCTCCTGGTCACCCGTGCCtggtggagaaagcctgctttacAGATGTCCTGCGCTTCTTACTCTCTGCCACCCCCCCCACCGCCCTGCCTCTCCTGTCGCCCACCCGCAGGCCACCCTTCCCCAAGGGCATTTCTCTGCCACAGGTCACCCTGAACTCGCCCACAGGCCCCCATTCCCGTGCTCCCTCAATCTGCCCACCTGTtcctctgggtggaggtgggcaTTTCCCTGGTGGAATCCTGAATTAAGGGCCTGTGCCCATCTCAGAGGCTGGGAAGCCTCAGCTCCTGATACTGCCTCCTTGTCCCACAGCCGGAAGGGGGCAGGGAAGGGCCGAGTTGGAGGCCGCTGGAAGTGAGGAGTTCTTCGGAAGGCCCCCCTCGAGGTTCCGGGAGCGCTGGAGGGCTCCGCCTCTCTGTGGCTTGAAATAAAGGCTCCCCCGAGGCACCTGCTCAGTGCTCTGGTGTTAATGTGGGTGGGCGATCCGCTTGTGCTTGACAAGTAGCTATTGCTTGGTAGAGTCACCAGGAAGCACCAAAATGATGTGCGGTGGGACCCTGGCACTCCACGAGGGGTGGACACCCACAGCTACTCTGCAAAGCTGTGCTCAGGAAGAGAAAAGGGCTGCCCACGACCCAGAATTCCTCCCTGGGTAGGTGCCCTCCAAGACCCTATGCACTCCCATCACTCCCAAAGGCAGGTACCTCCCAGCAGGTCCTCAGCGAGGGAAGGCGCGGGCGAGCAGGACAGCCGAGAAGCCCAGGGCAGCGCCATCCCCCGGCCAGGCCGGGATGTGGGAATCCACGGCTCAGTCTTCAGTTAGCGGGTGCTTTTCCACACCAGACAAAATAAGGGCTGTGTTATTGAGGAAGAAGGAGTTATGGGCGTCGAGCAGCTCTGACCTGGCCAGTTCCTTCCACTCCAACACAGGTGTCTAGACTTCAGCACCTGCACACGGAACTCATTCACTTCCTTCCCAAGGACCACAGCCCAGGTTCTTAGGGGTCGGAACAAACTTATGAGTCAGACTTGGTTGTGTCTCTGGAAGGGACATAAAGACATA from Urocitellus parryii isolate mUroPar1 chromosome 15, mUroPar1.hap1, whole genome shotgun sequence includes:
- the Tnnt1 gene encoding troponin T, slow skeletal muscle isoform X1 produces the protein MSDTEEQEYEEEQAEEEEAAEEEEAPEEPEPVAEREEERPKPSRPVVPPLIPPKIPEGERVDFDDIHRKRMEKDLLELQTLIDVHFEQRKKEEEELIALKERIERRRAERAEQQRFRTEKERERQAKLAEEKMRKEEEEAKKRAEDDAKKKKVLSNMGAHFGGYLVKAEQKRGKRQTGREMKLRILSERKKPLDIDYMGEDQLREKAQELSDWIHQLESEKFDLMEKLKQQKYEINVLYNRISHAQKFRKGAGKGRVGGRWK
- the Tnnt1 gene encoding troponin T, slow skeletal muscle isoform X2; amino-acid sequence: MSDTEEQEYEEEQAEEEEAAEEEEAPEEPEPVAEREERPKPSRPVVPPLIPPKIPEGERVDFDDIHRKRMEKDLLELQTLIDVHFEQRKKEEEELIALKERIERRRAERAEQQRFRTEKERERQAKLAEEKMRKEEEEAKKRAEDDAKKKKVLSNMGAHFGGYLVKAEQKRGKRQTGREMKLRILSERKKPLDIDYMGEDQLREKAQELSDWIHQLESEKFDLMEKLKQQKYEINVLYNRISHAQKFRKGAGKGRVGGRWK
- the Tnnt1 gene encoding troponin T, slow skeletal muscle isoform X3, with translation MSDTEEQEYEEEQAEEEEAAEEEEEEERPKPSRPVVPPLIPPKIPEGERVDFDDIHRKRMEKDLLELQTLIDVHFEQRKKEEEELIALKERIERRRAERAEQQRFRTEKERERQAKLAEEKMRKEEEEAKKRAEDDAKKKKVLSNMGAHFGGYLVKAEQKRGKRQTGREMKLRILSERKKPLDIDYMGEDQLREKAQELSDWIHQLESEKFDLMEKLKQQKYEINVLYNRISHAQKFRKGAGKGRVGGRWK
- the Tnnt1 gene encoding troponin T, slow skeletal muscle isoform X4, which translates into the protein MSDTEEQEYEEEQAEEEEAAEEEEEERPKPSRPVVPPLIPPKIPEGERVDFDDIHRKRMEKDLLELQTLIDVHFEQRKKEEEELIALKERIERRRAERAEQQRFRTEKERERQAKLAEEKMRKEEEEAKKRAEDDAKKKKVLSNMGAHFGGYLVKAEQKRGKRQTGREMKLRILSERKKPLDIDYMGEDQLREKAQELSDWIHQLESEKFDLMEKLKQQKYEINVLYNRISHAQKFRKGAGKGRVGGRWK